A portion of the Streptococcus sp. Marseille-Q6470 genome contains these proteins:
- a CDS encoding DUF805 domain-containing protein produces MIEAYKNFFRGFADFSGRSTRPDFWWVWIMNSVLSIPLYITYFQAVFTKEEVADPIASVGILSFYIIFYLVIFIPSIALRVRRLRDAGFHWAFIFLAFAPMGGFILLVLLAMPTKEVTN; encoded by the coding sequence ATGATTGAAGCCTATAAAAATTTCTTTAGAGGGTTTGCAGACTTTTCAGGACGTTCAACACGTCCAGACTTTTGGTGGGTTTGGATAATGAACAGTGTTTTATCCATTCCTCTTTATATTACCTATTTTCAGGCTGTCTTCACTAAAGAAGAAGTAGCAGACCCTATCGCAAGTGTGGGAATTCTGAGTTTTTATATCATTTTTTATTTAGTGATATTCATACCGAGTATCGCTCTAAGAGTTCGTCGTTTACGTGATGCAGGCTTTCACTGGGCCTTCATTTTTCTCGCTTTCGCTCCAATGGGAGGATTTATTCTTTTAGTCCTGCTGGCAATGCCAACCAAGGAAGTAACTAACTAA